One genomic region from Spirulina subsalsa PCC 9445 encodes:
- a CDS encoding PAS domain S-box protein, whose amino-acid sequence MKTWQNSHSSYNIVVVDDTPANLRLLTTLLNQQGYEVRPAINGELALSAVRAMLPDLILLDIMMPDLSGYEVCRELKADEKTRNIPIIFISALDNEIDKVHAFRLGGVDYIPKPFQQAEVVARVNNQLRLLTATRQLKIQNEQLQRFSGDLRELHRLHTTVYRNFEDLAHDYLKTGCELLGFTNGIIEACSNTGLVGKAKEFFKDGEVTGYEPWTQRVIEQQQTLIYDDLTQETDDLGSYMGTPIWVDGQVYGSLTFCSPRPRYLEAETLQMQCHDVEILELMAQSLGKYIMGHQGELRRRGEAVRRAKAEEATQVLLRVTQAINHAANFELALEAALAELCVSSGWTYGEAWIPRSSGDCLECSLASYIHEAQLANHEAIYQQIETFQEVSETMTLGRGEGLAGRVWATGEQVYIQDLRDSEPLVRQELAQACRFKMALAIPIWGGRGTEEHFPHPGRGDDVSGNQGHREMSLSPPPLAVLVFFRSEFMDGLESGDEERLLQFVSAITAQLGTVIQKKQTEAELRTIFATMDDLISLYDREGRCLKFTNTKSNFFLKPPAELLHKTLAEVLPKGLADFHQEAIDRALGDRTTQRLEYSLMMGPALRWFSTNISPMSEDTVLFVTRDITESKTIQEELFAAQARFQAIFESASLGIAVMALDGTLIDSNAAFQEFLGYMAEELQGMTLDSFTDPRDIDLDEQDFEDLLLGRTQAYSVEKRYIRSDTSLVWGRLTVCAVKKGGVVEFIFGLMEDISEAQRAAEETQLLLNITQAFVNAPDLDSALTAALERVCLSSGWGYGEVWIPSLDGQRLECSPAWYVEPTIDAQTQENIQGFRAESEGLTFEKGEGLPGHVWLQGEPEFFQLGDTLDRNLGLHYFNRRDLAERRGIQAGLAVPIVIPPILTLDPPEPGRVLAVLVFFRFQSFSLNPLPEDERLAELIFSVATQLGTIMQHKQTEAELQAILAAMDDLVLIRDRTGCCVKVAPTKAKELLQGQNLRPGQSLLERFTPELTQAHLACIQESLTTGQPTSLEYTVMVNGAEICLDGRFSPISQQAVVVVARDISQRKMVEEKLRANEAEMRGIFEAMTDVVLVINARKQEIQVMPTNYSKLYGERDVVSEIFSKFFGADCQVDFWRPIQEAIASHQTVSFDYSLDNGEQTIWFDASISPLPQQFVIWVARDISDRVQAELELQTLTSQLEERILNRTAQLREANHILQAEVTARVKAEEKLQKAYERVQLLSELTLKIRQSLDLEDILQTTVVEVQRVLNVDRVLLVQEKPDGLKNSIREVVLDPWPTVESQGGYETMMQSKGITTLEQDQVLVIPDVTVVELSPAERDFLTLLQVKAKLVIPIFYQDQLWGKLVLHQCQEIRPWHQEEIELLTALVDQIAIALSQAKLLNHLEELVTARTAELRRANTKLQQEIRDRLLAELALRRSEMQLRLITDALPVLISYVDAEERYRFHNKTYGDWFGLSRDQITGRSAQEVLGHLYPFIQTYIHAALAGRKINFELQTPKINGQSRYISATFIPDQTGDGGVRGYFGVMVDISDRKAVEQMKDDFLSIASHELRTPLTSIRGSLGLLATGRLGTLDSKGQQMLNIAVKNTERLTRLLNDILDLERIASGRVEMCKQACNAVELMLSAKEAMQSMADSEGITLELEVDHHPLPAPPPSIPLQVDPDQIQQTLTNLISNAIKFSPPQNSVWMGVVVATEEIRFYVRDRGRGIPADKLEAIFGRFQQVDASDSREKGGTGLGLPICREIVQQHGGKIWVESILGEGSTFYFTLPLENQP is encoded by the coding sequence GATCATTTTTATTAGTGCTTTGGATAATGAGATTGATAAAGTACACGCTTTTCGCTTGGGGGGAGTGGATTATATCCCTAAACCCTTTCAACAGGCGGAAGTGGTGGCGCGGGTTAATAATCAACTCCGTCTGTTAACTGCCACTCGACAGTTAAAAATTCAAAATGAACAGTTACAACGTTTTAGTGGTGATTTACGAGAATTACACCGTTTACATACTACGGTTTATCGGAATTTTGAGGATTTAGCCCATGACTATTTAAAAACAGGTTGTGAGTTATTAGGATTTACTAACGGAATAATTGAAGCTTGCTCAAATACAGGTTTAGTGGGTAAGGCTAAAGAGTTTTTCAAAGATGGGGAAGTGACGGGATATGAACCTTGGACGCAACGGGTAATCGAACAACAACAAACTCTAATTTATGATGATTTAACACAGGAAACGGACGATTTGGGATCTTATATGGGGACTCCCATTTGGGTGGATGGTCAAGTCTATGGAAGTTTAACGTTTTGCTCTCCTCGGCCACGTTATTTAGAAGCAGAAACCCTTCAGATGCAATGTCATGATGTGGAAATTTTAGAGTTAATGGCTCAAAGTTTGGGTAAATATATTATGGGGCATCAAGGGGAATTGCGTCGTCGGGGGGAGGCTGTCCGACGGGCAAAAGCAGAAGAGGCGACCCAAGTATTATTACGGGTGACACAGGCGATTAATCATGCCGCGAATTTTGAACTGGCTTTAGAAGCGGCGTTAGCGGAACTCTGTGTGAGTAGTGGCTGGACCTATGGAGAGGCGTGGATTCCCCGCAGTAGTGGGGATTGTTTGGAGTGTAGTCTAGCGAGTTATATTCATGAGGCGCAGTTAGCCAATCACGAGGCGATTTATCAACAAATTGAGACGTTTCAAGAGGTGAGTGAGACGATGACCTTAGGCCGGGGTGAAGGTTTAGCGGGGCGGGTTTGGGCGACGGGTGAACAGGTTTATATTCAGGATTTAAGGGATTCGGAACCGTTAGTCCGTCAAGAGTTAGCCCAAGCTTGTCGCTTCAAAATGGCTTTAGCGATTCCCATTTGGGGAGGCAGGGGAACGGAGGAGCATTTTCCCCATCCCGGAAGGGGAGATGATGTCTCGGGGAATCAAGGTCATCGTGAGATGTCCTTAAGTCCTCCTCCTTTGGCGGTGTTGGTGTTTTTCCGTTCTGAGTTTATGGATGGGCTAGAGTCAGGGGATGAGGAACGGTTATTACAGTTTGTCTCGGCGATTACAGCCCAATTGGGTACAGTTATCCAGAAAAAACAAACGGAGGCGGAATTACGGACAATTTTTGCCACGATGGATGATTTGATTAGTCTGTATGACCGGGAGGGGCGCTGTTTAAAATTTACCAATACGAAGTCTAATTTTTTCCTTAAACCTCCGGCGGAATTACTGCATAAAACCCTAGCTGAGGTGTTACCCAAGGGTTTAGCGGACTTCCATCAAGAGGCTATTGACCGGGCGTTGGGCGATCGCACCACCCAACGCCTGGAATATAGTTTGATGATGGGGCCGGCCTTGCGCTGGTTTTCGACCAATATTTCCCCCATGTCTGAGGATACGGTGTTATTTGTCACCCGAGACATCACCGAAAGCAAGACCATTCAAGAAGAATTATTTGCTGCCCAAGCTCGCTTTCAGGCCATTTTTGAGAGTGCCAGTCTTGGCATTGCGGTCATGGCGTTAGATGGGACGTTAATAGACTCAAATGCGGCCTTCCAGGAGTTTCTGGGCTATATGGCCGAGGAGTTACAGGGCATGACCCTAGACTCGTTTACTGACCCGAGGGATATCGACCTAGATGAACAAGACTTTGAGGATTTACTGTTGGGGCGCACCCAGGCCTATTCGGTGGAAAAACGCTATATTCGCTCCGATACCAGTTTAGTCTGGGGTCGTTTAACGGTTTGTGCGGTGAAAAAAGGGGGAGTGGTTGAGTTTATCTTCGGTTTAATGGAAGATATCAGCGAAGCCCAACGGGCGGCGGAAGAAACTCAATTACTGCTCAATATTACCCAGGCTTTTGTGAATGCTCCCGACCTCGACAGTGCCTTAACAGCGGCTTTAGAGCGAGTCTGTCTGAGTAGTGGCTGGGGTTATGGGGAGGTGTGGATTCCCAGCTTAGATGGACAACGCCTAGAATGTAGTCCGGCGTGGTATGTGGAGCCCACTATTGATGCTCAGACACAGGAAAACATCCAAGGATTCCGGGCTGAAAGTGAGGGGTTAACCTTTGAGAAAGGGGAAGGGTTGCCTGGCCATGTGTGGTTACAAGGGGAACCGGAGTTTTTCCAACTCGGGGATACTTTAGACCGCAATCTGGGCTTGCACTACTTTAATCGTCGGGACTTGGCGGAACGACGGGGTATTCAAGCGGGGTTAGCGGTGCCGATTGTCATTCCCCCCATTCTCACCCTTGACCCCCCTGAACCGGGTCGGGTGTTGGCGGTGTTGGTGTTTTTCCGCTTCCAGTCTTTCTCTCTTAATCCTTTGCCGGAAGATGAACGTTTGGCGGAGTTAATTTTCTCCGTGGCGACTCAGTTGGGGACGATTATGCAGCATAAACAAACGGAGGCGGAATTACAGGCGATTTTGGCAGCAATGGATGATTTGGTGTTAATTCGCGATCGCACCGGATGCTGTGTTAAGGTGGCTCCGACTAAGGCCAAGGAGTTATTACAGGGGCAAAATTTACGTCCGGGTCAGTCTCTCCTAGAACGGTTTACCCCCGAACTCACCCAAGCTCATTTAGCTTGTATTCAGGAGAGTCTCACCACGGGACAGCCTACCAGTTTGGAATATACGGTGATGGTCAATGGGGCAGAAATTTGCTTAGATGGGCGTTTTTCCCCGATTTCCCAGCAAGCGGTGGTGGTGGTGGCTCGGGATATTAGCCAGCGTAAGATGGTGGAGGAGAAACTACGGGCGAATGAAGCGGAAATGCGGGGCATTTTCGAGGCAATGACGGATGTAGTGTTAGTGATTAATGCCCGGAAACAGGAAATTCAGGTCATGCCCACCAACTACAGTAAGTTGTATGGGGAACGGGATGTCGTGAGTGAGATTTTTAGTAAGTTTTTTGGCGCGGATTGTCAGGTTGATTTCTGGCGACCGATACAGGAAGCTATTGCCTCTCATCAAACGGTGAGTTTTGATTATAGTCTGGACAATGGAGAGCAGACGATCTGGTTTGATGCCAGTATCTCCCCCCTACCTCAGCAATTTGTGATTTGGGTCGCCCGAGATATTAGCGACCGGGTGCAAGCGGAATTAGAATTACAAACCTTAACCAGTCAACTGGAGGAACGGATTCTCAACCGCACCGCCCAACTCCGGGAGGCCAACCACATTTTACAAGCGGAAGTGACCGCTCGGGTGAAAGCCGAGGAAAAGCTACAAAAAGCCTATGAACGGGTGCAATTACTGTCCGAGTTAACCTTGAAGATTCGGCAATCTTTGGATTTAGAAGATATTCTCCAGACTACGGTGGTAGAGGTACAGCGTGTTCTGAATGTGGATCGGGTGTTATTGGTACAAGAAAAACCCGACGGTCTAAAAAACTCGATTCGGGAAGTGGTCTTAGACCCCTGGCCTACGGTGGAATCCCAAGGGGGTTATGAGACTATGATGCAATCTAAGGGCATCACTACCCTAGAACAGGATCAAGTGTTGGTCATTCCTGATGTCACGGTCGTAGAACTTTCCCCCGCCGAACGGGACTTTTTGACCTTGCTGCAAGTGAAGGCGAAGTTAGTGATCCCCATTTTTTATCAAGATCAACTGTGGGGGAAATTAGTCCTTCATCAATGTCAGGAGATTCGTCCTTGGCATCAAGAAGAAATTGAGTTATTAACGGCCTTGGTGGATCAAATTGCCATTGCTTTATCTCAAGCCAAACTTTTGAACCATCTAGAGGAATTAGTAACCGCCCGGACTGCCGAACTTCGTCGCGCTAATACTAAATTACAACAGGAAATTCGCGATCGCCTTTTAGCAGAATTAGCCCTCCGACGTAGTGAAATGCAGTTGCGTCTCATTACCGATGCGCTCCCGGTGTTAATTTCCTATGTAGATGCAGAGGAGCGCTATCGTTTCCACAATAAAACCTATGGGGATTGGTTTGGTCTGTCTCGGGATCAAATTACCGGACGTTCTGCCCAAGAAGTCTTAGGGCATCTATACCCCTTTATTCAAACCTATATTCACGCGGCCTTAGCCGGACGGAAGATTAACTTTGAACTTCAAACCCCCAAAATTAACGGTCAAAGTCGTTATATCAGCGCGACCTTTATTCCTGACCAAACGGGGGATGGAGGAGTGCGGGGGTATTTTGGCGTGATGGTGGACATTAGCGATCGCAAGGCCGTTGAACAGATGAAAGATGATTTCCTCTCTATTGCCAGTCATGAACTCCGCACCCCCCTAACTTCCATTCGCGGTTCTTTAGGATTATTAGCCACCGGGCGCTTAGGCACTTTGGACTCCAAAGGACAGCAGATGCTCAATATTGCGGTCAAAAACACCGAACGTTTAACCCGACTGCTCAATGATATCCTCGACCTCGAACGTATTGCCTCGGGTCGGGTGGAAATGTGCAAACAAGCTTGTAACGCCGTAGAGTTAATGTTAAGTGCTAAAGAGGCTATGCAGTCTATGGCGGACTCAGAAGGGATTACTCTGGAACTGGAAGTGGATCACCATCCCCTCCCGGCCCCCCCTCCTTCTATTCCCTTACAAGTGGATCCTGACCAAATCCAACAAACCTTAACGAATTTAATTAGTAATGCGATTAAATTTTCTCCCCCTCAGAATTCCGTCTGGATGGGGGTGGTTGTCGCAACGGAGGAGATTCGCTTTTATGTGCGCGATCGCGGTCGAGGTATCCCGGCCGACAAACTAGAGGCCATTTTCGGTCGTTTCCAACAGGTAGACGCTTCCGACTCCCGGGAAAAAGGCGGAACAGGTTTAGGTTTACCCATCTGTCGGGAAATTGTCCAACAACATGGGGGCAAAATTTGGGTAGAAAGTATTCTCGGAGAAGGGAGTACCTTTTATTTCACCCTTCCGTTGGAAAATCAACCTTAA